The genomic DNA GCCCTGCTGGGTCCGAACGGGGCCGGCAAGTCGACCACCCTCGATCTGCTCCTCGGCCTCAAGCAGGCCGACACCGGCAAGGTCAGCGTCTTCGGCACCAGCCCCCGCGAGGCGATCGTCGCCGGGCGGGTGGGCGCGATGCTGCAGAGCGGCGGGCTGATGGACGAGGTCACGGTCGGTGAACTGGTCAAGCTGGCCTGCGACCTGCACCCGAAGCCGTACAAGGTCGCCGACGTGATCGCCCGCGCGGGCATCGCGCAGATCGCCGACCGCAAGGTCAACAAGCTCTCCGGCGGCCAGGCCCAGCGCGTCCGCTTCGCCCTCGCGACCGCCGGTGACAGCGACCTGATCGTCCTCGACGAACCGACCACCGGCATGGACGTCTCCGCCCGGCAGGCCTTCTGGGCCACCATGCGCGAACAGGCCGACCAGGGCCGTACGGTCCTCTTCGCCACCCACTACCTCGAAGAGGCCGACGCCATCGCGGACCGCGTGCTGGTCCTGCACCGCGGCAGGCTGCTCGCCGACGGCACCTCCGCCGAGATCAAGGCGAAGGCGGGCGCCCGCCGGATCGCCTTCGACCTGGACGGCGAGATCGACGAGGCACCGATCCGGTCCCTCCCCTTCCTGACCTCCGTCACAGTGTCAAAAAGCGGCTCCGCCGCGGGGTCCGGCCAGACGATCCGCATCCAGTCCACCGACGCCGACGCGACCGTCCACGCGCTCTACGGCCTCGGCGTCTACCCCCGCAACCTCGAAGTCGCCGGACTCGGCCTGGAGCAGGCCTTCGTCGCCATCACCACCGCCGAGGAGGCCAAGCAGTCATGAACAGCCTGATCAAACTGGAACTCACCCGCGCCCTGCGCAACCGCAAGTTCCTGTTCTTCTCGGTGATCTACCCCTCCGTCATCTTCCTGCTCGTCTCCAACCAGACGGGCACGGTCGACGGCACCGGCCTGAGCATCGCGAAGTACGTCATGGTCTCCATGGCCTCCTTCGGCGCTCTGACCGCCGTCCTGATGGGCAACAGCGAGCGCATCGCCAAGGAGCGCGAGAACGGCTGGGTACGGCAGTTGAGGCTGACCCCGCTGCCCGGGCGCGGCTACGTCCTCGCCAAGACCGCCAGCGCCGCGGTCGTCAGCCTGCCGTCGATCGTGGTCGTCTTCATCGTCGCCGCGGTGCTGAAGGACGTACGGCTGGACGCCTGGCAGTGGCTCGCGCTGACCGGCGCGATCTGGGCGGGCAGCCTGGTCTTCGCGGCGCTCGGCGTGGCCATCGGATACCTCGCCAGCGGGGACGCGGTCCGCCCGATCACGATGATCGTCTACTTCGGCCTGTCGATCCTCGGCGGCCTCTGGTTCCCGTCCACGACCTTCCCGACCTGGCTCCAGGACATCGCGAAGTGGCTGCCCACGCACGCGTACGCTGCGCTGGGGCAGGCGATCGAGCAGAGCCAGTCGCCCCACGCCAAGGACGTCACCCTCCTCGTCGTCTACTTCGCCCTGTTCGCGGGCGGGGCGGCGTGGCTGTACCGGAAGGACACGCTGAAGGCGTGAGCGCGATGACCGAGGACCCGCTGCCGGAGAAGGCCAGGGTGGAGCGGCTGATCCGGATCGGACAGCCGCCCCGCAACCGGAGCGAGCTGCTGCGCAAGCTGGTGTGGATCCTGCCCTGGCTGGTCTTCCTCGGCGCGCCCGTGCAGGACCTGCTGGCCGGCCACCACACCACCGCGGCCACGACGGCCGGCTGGGTGGGCCTGGTGGCCTTCACCGGGACCTACCTGGCGGTCGTCTTCCGCACCATGGGCCGCGCCTACTCCGGCTGGCTCGTCGGCGCCATGGTCGCCGTGCTGTGGGTCCTGGCCGTCGCGCTGACCCTCAGCCTCGGCCACCCCTGGCTCGGCCTCTTCGTCTACGTCTCCGTCACCTGCGGGGTCACCCTCCCCCTGACCGCCGCGTACTGGACGATCCCGCTGACCACCGCCGCGATGATGCTGGCGGGCTGGTTCGTCGACGACCTGGACGACGCCTGGGGGCTGTTCCTGATCGTGCTGCTGGTGGGCTACTCCATGACGGGCGTACGGCAACTGGTGCGCACGACGGTCGAGTTGCGCAAGGCGAGGGCCACGGTCGCCCAACTGGCGGCGAACGAGGAGCGGTTGCGCCTGGCCCGAGACCTGCACGACCTGCTCGGCCACTCCCTCTCCCTGATCACACTGAAGAGCGAGCTGGCCGGCCGGATG from Streptomyces sp. NBC_01478 includes the following:
- a CDS encoding ABC transporter permease; this encodes MNSLIKLELTRALRNRKFLFFSVIYPSVIFLLVSNQTGTVDGTGLSIAKYVMVSMASFGALTAVLMGNSERIAKERENGWVRQLRLTPLPGRGYVLAKTASAAVVSLPSIVVVFIVAAVLKDVRLDAWQWLALTGAIWAGSLVFAALGVAIGYLASGDAVRPITMIVYFGLSILGGLWFPSTTFPTWLQDIAKWLPTHAYAALGQAIEQSQSPHAKDVTLLVVYFALFAGGAAWLYRKDTLKA
- a CDS encoding sensor histidine kinase encodes the protein MSAMTEDPLPEKARVERLIRIGQPPRNRSELLRKLVWILPWLVFLGAPVQDLLAGHHTTAATTAGWVGLVAFTGTYLAVVFRTMGRAYSGWLVGAMVAVLWVLAVALTLSLGHPWLGLFVYVSVTCGVTLPLTAAYWTIPLTTAAMMLAGWFVDDLDDAWGLFLIVLLVGYSMTGVRQLVRTTVELRKARATVAQLAANEERLRLARDLHDLLGHSLSLITLKSELAGRMLPDHPDKAAQQVADIEQVSRQALVDVREAVTGYRRPRLAGELAGAQVALTAAGVIADLPAEPDLTAVSENSESALAWALREAITNVVRHSGAQRCVAELVRRHTLDGPVLELSVEDNGSGGSGKGPGNGLTGLGERLEKIGGSLETTRLKHGFRLVARVPAGTPLTSADVGSPA
- a CDS encoding ABC transporter ATP-binding protein, which gives rise to MTTTTATTTPVVGFDQVSKSYGSVRAVDGLSLVLHPGETVALLGPNGAGKSTTLDLLLGLKQADTGKVSVFGTSPREAIVAGRVGAMLQSGGLMDEVTVGELVKLACDLHPKPYKVADVIARAGIAQIADRKVNKLSGGQAQRVRFALATAGDSDLIVLDEPTTGMDVSARQAFWATMREQADQGRTVLFATHYLEEADAIADRVLVLHRGRLLADGTSAEIKAKAGARRIAFDLDGEIDEAPIRSLPFLTSVTVSKSGSAAGSGQTIRIQSTDADATVHALYGLGVYPRNLEVAGLGLEQAFVAITTAEEAKQS